GAAAAACCGAAACCTGTTCGTAACACTTATTAGTAAATACGTGTTATTGTAACTGAGATGCATATACCTGATTTTCTGTTCGGTTACAGCAGTGTGGGTGTTCCGGTTGGTATTATCTTCTGGATCATCGCCCTGGTGTTTATCGTGCTTTCCATCAAATGGGCACGAAACAATCTTGACGAGTCCAAAATCCCCATTCTTGCAGTAATCGCCGCAGGAATTTTTGCACTGCAGGCATTCAACCTCCCAACCGGCTTTGGGGTGAGCGGCCATCTTGTCGGCGGGGCGCTTGCAGCAATTGTGCTCGGCTCTCCGTTTGCAGCCGTTTTTATCCTTACAATCGTTCTCGTGATTCAGGCTCTGGTGTTTGGAGACGGCGGCGTTCTCGCACTTGGCGCAAACATCATCAACATGGGTGTCATCGCAGGATTTGTGGGATTCTACTCCTTCAAAGCCCTGAGGGAGAGAGTCGGTGTTCCTGCATCCGCAGCAGTCGCCGGCTGGCTTGCCTGCGTGATTGCGGCATGTGCCTGTGCAGTTGAAATTGCGATTCTCGGCGCTGTGCCTCTTGCGGTCGGCCTTCCAACCATGTTTATTTACCACGCAATCATCGGTGTCATTGAAGCTGCAATCACCGCAATTGTGGTTGTTCTCATCTTCAATGTCAGGCCGGAGCTTGCAGGAAACACCGAGAAGAAAGCAATGCCGATCAATAAGTTCCTCGCTATCGGTCTTGTGATAGCACTGGTCATCGGCGGAGCCGCAGTATTCCTTGCATCGAGCGATCCTGACGGACTTGACAGCACGCTTCTCGTGGGCGGCGGTGCAAAAGATATCTTCGCTCCGGCGCACGGAGAGATTGAAGAAGCTGATGATCCTATCGGCTGGGTGTCTCCGATGCCGGATTATGTTCTCGGCGGTGAGGACTCAGGGGCTCTCGGCGGTCTGATAGCGCTCGTGATCGGAATTTTTGCAGCTCTGATAATTATTCTCGTTGCGGCGAGAGTCGTCTATAAAAAATCTGAAACATAACGCCGGTCAGGCGGTAAAGATATCCTCTCTTTTCTTTTTCCTCATATTTTGGTGTGACGAATCAGCATGTCTTTATGCTTTTTTAACATAGATTAGATTAACAATGCACCTCATTGAAACCCGGGACCTCTGCCATGCTTACAGTACGTCTGTTCGCGACGTGCTGCATAATGTCAACTTTATCGCAGACGAGCGACAGCGCATTGCAGTCCTTGGTCCGAACGGCGCAGGAAAAAGTACACTGTTCCGGCATTTCAACGGAATTATCCAGCCGAAATCAGGTTCAATTCTGGTTCGCGGGGAACCAATCACCAAAGCAAATCTCCATGAGGTGCGGAAGTTTGTGGGTCTGGTGTTTCAAAACCCTGACGATCAGGTGTTTTCAACGACGGTGGAGCAGGATATCGCATTCGGCCCATACAATCTTGGTCTGGATGCGGACACGGTTGCTTCCCGCGTGGACCATGTGGTTTCCATGCTGGGACTGGAGGAACTCCGGAGCCGCGCCCCGCATCATCTGTCCGGCGGCGAGAAAAAACGGGTCGCGATTGCCGGTGTGCTTGCCATGGAGCCGCAGGTGATGGTGCTGGATGAGCCGACCGCAGGCCTTGATCCTCAGGGAGTAAAGGAGCTGTTTGGTTTTTTAAATGATCTGCCGACACGCTGCGGTGTCACGGTTATTTACTCGACGCATCAGGTGGAGCTGGTGCCGGAGATGGCGGATGTGGTGTATGTGATGGAGAAAGGCGAGATCACCGGTGTTGGAACGCCGGAAGAGATCTTTTTGCAGGAGGATCTTTTGTCCCGGGCGCACCTTGAGCTGCCTGCCCTTCCCCGCCTGATCAAGTCGATGCAGGATCATGGCATTGCCATTGAGTCGGCGTACACCTACCGCGATGCTGAGGCTGCATTTCTCAAGGCGTTTGGCAAAACATGAGTCTGATTGACGAGCTGTTTGATATTGAGCGGGAGGCGTACCGCAAGAGTCCGATTCATTCGCTTGATGCGAGGATCAAGCTGATTTTATGTCTGCTTGGTCTGCTGGTGACCGTTCTGCTCCCGTACGGAACCGCGGAGCTGTTTGCATTTGTTGTTGTTTATATGCTGTTTTGGGGTCTCTATATTCTGTCAGGGTCGTCATTCCGGTATTATCTGATTCGTCTGATGCTGATTATGCCGTTTGGGCTGTTTTTTATTATTTTGCAGCCGTTTTTCCCGAATCCGTACTATGATGTCTATCATGTTGCAGTCTCGCTGCCGTTCGGGATTAATATGTACTGGGAGTCGATTGTTTTCGGGCTGTCGTTGTTTGCGAAGTTTGTGATCTCACTTTCGTTTATTATTCTGCTTTCGGCAACAACAACGATGCAGGCGATGCTCGAAGGAGCCGCACGGCTGCATGTGCCACGACTGTTTGTGGTGGTGATGGGGCTTACCATCCGGTACCTCTACGTGTTCGGACTGGTGTATCAGAAAATCCAGAGCGCGTTTGCGGCCCGATGCTTCCATGGGTTTGACCGCAAACTGCCGCTGAAGTACCGGCTGACGGTTATCGGCAATGCGGCAGGCTCGCTGTTTGTCCGTGCGCTGGAACAGGGCGAGCGGACGTATGTTTCTATGTGCTGCCGCGGATACTCTGCCGCGTCCTCGGTGTTTTATGCAAAAAAACCGCTGCATGCAGCTGAGTGGGTGTTTCTTGTGTTTGGAATCGGGTATCTGATTGTGTTTCCGGTACTGGTCTACTGGATGCTGTGATCATGATGAGATTTTGAAACGCGAATAGCACGAATCGCATGCCTTCGGTCTGCTCACCGCTTCGCGGAATAGCGCGAATAAAAAAATCGCCAATGGCGATTTTTCAAAAAAAAAAAGAACATTCACTATTTTTCTGAATGGATAGTTCTGCCTAAAGATAAGTAACTATACTAAACTCTCAAAAATCGCCATTGGCGATTTTTATTCGCGCTATTCCGCGAAGCGGTGAGCAGGCCGAAACGACTCCTGAAAGGAGGAGTTAAACACGACGGAACGACGTGTGGAAGGCATGCGATTCGCGTTTCAAAAATATTTAGGCAGAGCCGGAGAGTTCCCCGGCAATTTTTCCCGCAATCCTTCGCACGAACGGATTTTCATCCTGCTGCATCCGGACAACCTCAGGCAATGCCCGTACATCGCCAAGGAGGCCGAGGCCTTTGACCGCCATGTACCGGACATGATCGCGGGGATCGTGCAGTGTCTGAAGAAGCACCGGATATGCTTCCGGCACCTTCGTCATCCCGATTATCTCGCAGGCGCGGTAACGGACAACCCATGACTCATCCTCAAGCAAGGGAAGCGCTGCCAAAAACCCGTCATGTCCGCGGCTTCCAAGTTCGATCGCAGCAGCATTCCGCACATTCTTATCAGGATTATGCAGCATTGCCACAAGCTCCGGAATCGTCTTCGCTGAATCACTCATAATAGAACATACGAATCCATATATATTTCACACTATGGATTTGCCGCAGAGGTCGAGTATGAAAAACATCACCTTAAAGTAACACGCAAACCCAATTTATATCATGATTCCGCTGATGCTTGATCTCTCCGCAAAGCGTGTGCTTCTCTTTGGTGCGGGAGCAGTCGGCGTCCGGAAAGCCCGTCATTTTTCCGGCTGCAAAATGACGATCGTCTCCCGCGACATCTCTCCAGAGATCTTTTCCCTGCCGCAGGTCTCCATCAAACAGATGGATATTTCAGAGATCGAGGATGAGGATCTTCAAAAACTGATCGAGCGTCATGACTTTGTAATTGCCGCACTCTCCGATGCCGGACAAAACGAACGCATCACAAAACTCGCAACAACCTCCGGCAGATGGTGCAACTCAGCCACCGGCGATGGCTCAACATTTCTCATCCCCTCAACCATCGCAGGCGATGAGTATACTATTGCCGTATCCACGTCCGGCCTTGCGCCCGCAGTCCCGCGTTTTATCCGCGAAGACCTTGAAGAGCGGTACCAAGGCCTTGACAATATG
This is a stretch of genomic DNA from Methanorbis furvi. It encodes these proteins:
- the cbiM gene encoding cobalt transporter CbiM; translation: MHIPDFLFGYSSVGVPVGIIFWIIALVFIVLSIKWARNNLDESKIPILAVIAAGIFALQAFNLPTGFGVSGHLVGGALAAIVLGSPFAAVFILTIVLVIQALVFGDGGVLALGANIINMGVIAGFVGFYSFKALRERVGVPASAAVAGWLACVIAACACAVEIAILGAVPLAVGLPTMFIYHAIIGVIEAAITAIVVVLIFNVRPELAGNTEKKAMPINKFLAIGLVIALVIGGAAVFLASSDPDGLDSTLLVGGGAKDIFAPAHGEIEEADDPIGWVSPMPDYVLGGEDSGALGGLIALVIGIFAALIIILVAARVVYKKSET
- a CDS encoding ATP-binding cassette domain-containing protein; the encoded protein is MHLIETRDLCHAYSTSVRDVLHNVNFIADERQRIAVLGPNGAGKSTLFRHFNGIIQPKSGSILVRGEPITKANLHEVRKFVGLVFQNPDDQVFSTTVEQDIAFGPYNLGLDADTVASRVDHVVSMLGLEELRSRAPHHLSGGEKKRVAIAGVLAMEPQVMVLDEPTAGLDPQGVKELFGFLNDLPTRCGVTVIYSTHQVELVPEMADVVYVMEKGEITGVGTPEEIFLQEDLLSRAHLELPALPRLIKSMQDHGIAIESAYTYRDAEAAFLKAFGKT
- the cbiQ gene encoding cobalt ECF transporter T component CbiQ, whose protein sequence is MSLIDELFDIEREAYRKSPIHSLDARIKLILCLLGLLVTVLLPYGTAELFAFVVVYMLFWGLYILSGSSFRYYLIRLMLIMPFGLFFIILQPFFPNPYYDVYHVAVSLPFGINMYWESIVFGLSLFAKFVISLSFIILLSATTTMQAMLEGAARLHVPRLFVVVMGLTIRYLYVFGLVYQKIQSAFAARCFHGFDRKLPLKYRLTVIGNAAGSLFVRALEQGERTYVSMCCRGYSAASSVFYAKKPLHAAEWVFLVFGIGYLIVFPVLVYWML
- a CDS encoding HEAT repeat domain-containing protein yields the protein MSDSAKTIPELVAMLHNPDKNVRNAAAIELGSRGHDGFLAALPLLEDESWVVRYRACEIIGMTKVPEAYPVLLQTLHDPRDHVRYMAVKGLGLLGDVRALPEVVRMQQDENPFVRRIAGKIAGELSGSA
- a CDS encoding bifunctional precorrin-2 dehydrogenase/sirohydrochlorin ferrochelatase, with protein sequence MIPLMLDLSAKRVLLFGAGAVGVRKARHFSGCKMTIVSRDISPEIFSLPQVSIKQMDISEIEDEDLQKLIERHDFVIAALSDAGQNERITKLATTSGRWCNSATGDGSTFLIPSTIAGDEYTIAVSTSGLAPAVPRFIREDLEERYQGLDNMIHLMHGLREQLKATTESQEARAEVLRAILRDERIWQACRENTDCADLVLEYL